AAGGACATGCATCTTTAAAAATTGAGTTTGTTTCTTCCATgaaatatttggaaaataatatgttatcaTTTCAGTTTGAAGAACAACCCTTGTGGATTCAGTCAAGGAGCCTAGAGAGTGAGAAGAGTGCACCTTCCTGTAGTTGTGGAAACATGAACTTGTCGGATGTGGAAACTGACTTGTCCATCGGATTGCCTCAAAGTCGAGTGTAATCAACAGAGTTCTTGTTAATGTTCATATTATCCGGACATGCATATATTTCTACATGTGaatgtttttaattgattttctcAATGCTTGCATCAAGAATAAAATAGTGTAAAACTGTTAAGTATTCTCTACTATGTTATGTATGCTGAGTTTTTTGTTCTTACTTTGTGGAAAATTGgagtttttaatataatttgaaagtgtatatatagattttgtgttaaattttatactaataatatgataaatagcggtaaaaatcataatattataattctgTATACTAATTAGTCCCCATTGCTCTAGTCTGCAATGTACTTTTGAGCTATTAAATCCAAACATTTAATAGTTTTGACTGCAAATTTATTATTCACAAGGCCCACAATTACAACCCAATAGATGACAAATGTTTTTATTAGAGTATTTATACTAAATGGcgtactttttttaaaaaaaaaggatataaCCGCAAACTTTCAACAAAAAAAGGATATAACCGCAAAAGGATATATAAtatagggcaaatctccaaaatagcacctttctaaatttatatcacaataatagcactcaaaaactaaaacgaccaaaatagcattttatcttttgaaaaatttaaatttttttattttttaaaatttgaaatctaatccccaaaacctcacttctcaactctaaaccctaaaacctaaactctaaaccctaaaccctaaattctaaaccctaaaccccaccccttgaatgctatttttgtgacttttgggcttgagtgctagtttgggaacaaaaacttgatttagtgctattttggtctttttctctataatatatttagaaaaaaagagTATGGAATTTGTTCATGAGATTTAAACAGATAAAGCGCTATTTATTCTTGGAAATTCAGATGATTGTTTCGACAATTAGTAACAGCGATGGCAAAGCGAGATGCAAAACGCACACTGTCATGTTATGCGTTGAGTCTCTCGTTAGTAATAGTCGCTTAAGAACAAAACGCAGACGCTACTTTAGAATAGCCCTCATCACGTTCCCACAAGGCCACAACTTTCGTTATTACTAAAACGCCTCGTTTTATCCACTCAAACGCAAGCCAATTTTACCGTTTCTAGCACGAGTGCGTCTACAATATGCCGCTCAACCTCTGCGACCACCCTTTCCTCTTCTTTTTCAAGCTTTTTCATCCCCGTAAGATATTCAAAATAGATTTTGGTTCTTCCTACGTTGGAGAAGGTGGCAGAAATGGTGGTTGAATGGGAAGAACTGGAACTTAGAAGTTCTTGAGGAAGCTTCTCCTCGTAGTTATACATCTGACCGAAGCATATCGTCCCATCTTCTTTCTGTTCCGGTCCTTCCGCTCTTTCCATCTAAAACGTTACATGAAAAATCAGTGACTGTATTGAgatttgagagagagaaaattttcaaattatttttttaaaaaatatttaatttttagtaaGTATTTATGACCTCCAAAAAATTTGAATCGACCCTACCCTGAAGAGAGAGTAAGAAAACATAGACGTGTGTACCTGTTTCCGAGGACGTTCTGAGGCAGAGACAGCTGATGAGTTTGGGATTTGCTTGCATTCTTTCTTGTGTAAATGATCACATCTTGATGTAGAGATGACTTGTCTCCGCTTGTGTTGGTTATTGGGTGTTGAATGAGGAGAGAACTTTGATTTACTACACACTTTCTTGCATACGTTGGTAGGTCTTAGCGGCTGTTCATCTACGCTTTTGAGGTTTTTCTTGGAATCTTTTGAAAGGGTCAACGTTTTTGTTTGTTGTCGAGAGATGTTATCTTGTTTGAACACAAATGTGGGACTGGAGCTCAGTGTGTTCTCTTTCCGTGAAGACATGCTTCTCACTTTCCTATGCTTAATCTGGTCTTGTCCTTGTCTTACCCTTCTGTTCTCAAGCAAGTTTGTTATATCCATACCAAGTCTTCTAGTGATGACCCTCTCATTATTTCCCGGACTTTGATTTTCCTCATCTTTCAGCCTCCGACACACAGAGTCTTCATGCTTATTCTCTCTGTTTAGCTGAAGAGAGAGGCGACGAACGTCAGAATCTGATTTACGAGCAGAAGACACCCTGGGGCTCTCAGGCAAAGATCTTGTCCCTGACCCGCTCTCAGAGTGTCTATGTCCTCTTACACTTTTCCTTGATGATATATTAAGGTCCAAGTTATCAGGAAGAAGATCAAGACCCATGAGTCTAGCCACCAGGTTTGGTGACTTGGCGCTAGGTGAGTTGCAGTTATCAGAGGATCTATCAAAAATAAGAGCTCTAAGGTTTGACCTTTTCCCGCCAACCTGAATTTGAATTTGTCACTTGGTTATACTATATATTAGCTACTCTTCaaatgtaataataattaatgcTGACTTACAGAGATGTTTAAGCTATCTTTTTCCTTGTAATTTGTTGATAGTGAAGACTCCTCTGTTAACTCCAAGCTGTTTCGTGGCGCAACCAAGCCTGCAAGTTTcagtaacaacaacaacacactCCCAAGTGCTTTATACAACGAACCTAATCCTCTATCAAACTAAGTCTTTATTTTCCTTGGTCCACAGACCACAATGAACATGTTTTTGAACTTACAAATGATTACCAAACAGCAGAAACGTCTATAAAGAGAAGGCTAGTACCTTTTGGATATCTAGAAGGAGAATCAAAACTTGGTTGGTGGTGATGATGACGTGAAGGAAAGTAAAAATGGTGAGAATGAAAAAAGTGGTAAAGAGCAGAGATACAGCCATTAGCTTCACTGGATTTGCTCCTGGATCTGCCTCCACTGGACCATTTTCTACCCATTTCCATTAAGACAAAGCCTGTCTTCTTGTTTTGTTATTACCTCTAACGTATAAAGACAAGTGGCATGTGAAAATGGActgacaaaagaagaaagaacaagaacaagattCTTTGCACggacaaaaaatccaatatgTATATATCTTATGTTATTTTGGTTCTTGAGCTTTTCTTTAACCTGAGGGAGCTATCAAAAGAAAGCTATGTAACTTTATTACTGTATTGCATTGGTAAACGAGCAGATGCTATTTAAAAGTGTGACAGAAATACTTCAAAATAAACCGTACAAGCAAATTAATGCATGGTGAGATGATGATATTTTAGCCACGCATCTTTCTGAGAAGAGACAGCTTGAGTATTACAATATGATTTCGACCACACTTTATGTTTCTCTACTCTTCACTTTCTTTGGGGGTTTTCAAGTTTCGAAAACTTTACAAATTAAGGTTGTCTGGATTTCTTTTCTTGATGATTTCAAAGTAGAAGAATATCTTTTCATGGGTTACAAATTAAGGTAGTTACAACATGACCACATGTTTCAAACGTTCATGGATATATGAAGTATTGCAGAGCTGCAATGTCTTGGCATTTACTAGGACTTGTCTTGTCTCACTATTATTTGCTCAGTTTCAAGTTTCAACCGACTTTTTTAGCTCAACTCTTCTTTAGCATTTTCTTTTTATGCATTTACTTTGAATACATatgttaaaaagttaaatagtttctgttattttaaaaaacttttttaatcataaatttaGTTGATCAATTTAAGGAAACGATATTTGAATATTATTGttgcaaatatttaaaagaacTAAATGAAGCTAGTGCCATTACTTTTCAACAATTCTATAAGAAATATTTGGgctacaaaattatattttgttgctGCTGTATATCATTTGGTCCATTACAAATACAACCTTTTTGGGGAGACGTATCTCTTCTATTAAAGGGGCTTTTGTGCGAATCCACTTAAATTTGATCAGGCTGATAGCCCAACCgtccttttaaattttaacatattCGTATATCTCAGAATTATGTTTATCAATCTGCAATATTGGATATATATGCTCTTTGACATATATACTAATGCTATCTCAGATTACATGCAACTATTTTGGAACACTAGCAGAAAATCGTAATTATACAATTATTGATTTAGATAGTAACTAACAATAatgatatataaactaaaacacaaaataagaTATGGAATAGCAATCTAGTTAGGTATGTCTGTTTTTCACATTTGTGCTTGTTTTATAGAACCTTttagaatcatatatatatatgacgaCTGTTCACCCAAAAATAATTGTTTGGGTAGGTAGGATGATAGTCTTTTTGATCATTGATTCCATATCTGAATCTCGAGGACATGGCACCTGGTGATGGAGAAGT
The sequence above is drawn from the Brassica napus cultivar Da-Ae chromosome A8, Da-Ae, whole genome shotgun sequence genome and encodes:
- the LOC106359883 gene encoding uncharacterized protein LOC106359883, whose protein sequence is MEMGRKWSSGGRSRSKSSEANGCISALYHFFHSHHFYFPSRHHHHQPSFDSPSRYPKGLVAPRNSLELTEESSLSTNYKEKDSLNISVGGKRSNLRALIFDRSSDNCNSPSAKSPNLVARLMGLDLLPDNLDLNISSRKSVRGHRHSESGSGTRSLPESPRVSSARKSDSDVRRLSLQLNRENKHEDSVCRRLKDEENQSPGNNERVITRRLGMDITNLLENRRVRQGQDQIKHRKVRSMSSRKENTLSSSPTFVFKQDNISRQQTKTLTLSKDSKKNLKSVDEQPLRPTNVCKKVCSKSKFSPHSTPNNQHKRRQVISTSRCDHLHKKECKQIPNSSAVSASERPRKQMERAEGPEQKEDGTICFGQMYNYEEKLPQELLSSSSSHSTTISATFSNVGRTKIYFEYLTGMKKLEKEEERVVAEVERHIVDALVLETVKLACV